The Terriglobus roseus sequence CGATCGAGCTCTTGGCGTTCGGTTGTGTCGGTGAATGCGACCACGATGCCGGTAGCGGTTCCCTGGTTCAGGATGGGACACGCAACGTACTCCACGGGGAAGCTTGTGCCGTCTTTCCGCCAGAAGATATCGGTGCTCACGCGGATGGGACGCAACTCGCGCGCTGAGTTCATGATGCGGCACTCGCTCTCAGGGTACGGAGAGCCATCAGGCCGCGTGTGATGCATGAGAGCGTGTATGTTCTTGCCGAGAATCTCGGTCGCGATCTCATCCGGTCGGTAGCCGAGAATCTGTGCTGCAGCCGGATTGCACACCGTGGCGCAGCCACTCAGATCTGTACCAAAGATTCCGTCGCCCACAGAGTCGAGGATGGAGTTGGACTGCAGCGTCAGGGCAGAGAGCCGCTCCTCCGCGCGTACCTTCTCGGTGATGTCGACGCCGAAACACAGCGCGTAGTGCTCTCGCGTGCTGGCTTCGATCAGGCGGTTCCGATAGGCCACGACATGCGACGTGCCATCGCGATGACAGAATTCAAAGGTACCTTGTGCCTCGCCCGAGGCTGCAAGGCTTGCCAAGTACTGCTCGAAGGACGGCTGTGCTGGCAGTGGCATGAAATGGGACAGCCGCCGGTTCAACATCTGCTCGGCGGTGTAGCCAAGGTTCTCTGCCCCGTAGGTGTTGATGGAGAGGATGGTTCCATCCAGCGCGTGAGTGAACACCGCACCCAACGATCCTTCGATCAGCAGGCGATAGCGCGCTTCACTCTCTCGCAAAGTGATTTCCGCTTCGCGCTGCAGCGTGACATCGATGCCGGTCGCGATCAGGAAGGCGACCTCACCCTGCGCATCGAGCAGCGCGGTTGCCGTCCACTGAATGCGGCGAATTGAACCATCGCGCGTTCTCCAGCGATTTTCAAACGCGAAAGGGAAAAGGCCATCGCGCAGCTGCGTGTAGGTCGCGATCGCGTTGTCACGATCTTCCGCAGGCACCAGCGTGTCCCACTCAGTCTGTCCTACGACCTCGCCCAGGGCATAGCCCGAGATGGTTTCGCAGATGCGATTGAAACGAACGATGCGCCCGGCGGTGTCCAGCACGACCACCAGCGCGCCGACCGTGTCGAGTACCGCAGAGACAAAGTTGCGCTCGACAGTCAGCGCCGATTCCACACGCTGCCGCGAACGCGCGTCCCGATCTGCGATGCGGTTGTTCAGGTTTAGTTCCAGCCGCGCCATCACCTGGCGGGCCAGTGTTCGAAGTGTGTTCGCTTCCAGTTCGTCCAGGCGCCGCGGCGCTACGTCATAGACGCACAACGTTCCCACGGCCTGACCGTCCGATGTACGCAGAGGAGCACCCGCGTAAAAGCGGAACGACGAGTTGCCAATGGGAATGACGCCGTTCGGATAGTGCGCATCTTCTGCGGCGTCCGGGATCTGAAAGACGTCGTCACCCAGGATCGTCTCGTCACATGGCGACTCGTCCCGCAGCATGGTGCGCGACGGAATCCCTACACGCGACTTGAACCAGATGCGATCACGCTCCACGAAAGAAACCGCTGCCGCGGGAACGTCGCATATCTGCGCAACGAGCTGCGTGATCTCATCCAGCGCCGGGTCTGGCAGGCTGCTGATCTCAAGACGATCAAGCGCCTGCAATCGCCGCTGCTCGGGCGAGATTGCCATGGCGGCGTTGAGTGCAGAACTCTCGTGATGGATGCTTGTCGCCATTAAGGGTTCGGTAGCTTGCAGCATTCACCGGCTGCTGCGGGTTCTTCGGCGCTGGCGTCCAGTGCCACTTTCCAGACCCCGTCGGGCAGGCGCTTCCACACCGTGATGTAACGGCCGCTTGTTGTCACATCATTGCCGTTGCGGTCTTTCGCGTGGCCATCATAGTGCCCCCAGGTGAAGCCCATATCCCCGCTCGGACCCATCTCGCCGCCGGTGGGTGTCCACTGCAGTTGATACTCTTTCGGATTCCAAGCGGCACCGGCCGCGATGTTCGTCTTACCGTGGACTGCTGGCTTCGCGTTGTTCAACGTCAGTGCATCATCGGCAAACCAGCTGGCGAACGCCTTGCCTCCGCCGGCAAGTGTCTCCTTCGCAAACTGCGCATCCAATTGCAGCAATTGCAGTATGCCGGGCGAAAGTGTGGGCTGCGTCACGGGATTGTTCGCAGGCGCACGGCGCGACAGTGGATCCAGCTGCGCATGGAGTGCAACAGCCCCGACGAACATCACGCTTCCCAAGAAAAGCGATCGCATGGCATTTTCCCTAGAACACCAATGTACCCGTGCAACAGCGAAACAGATAGAGTGTGGTGAATGTCTACGGATGTCTCAAAAGGTACGTCGTCGAAGTTTCGGCCGATGGAGGTTGCAGTCTGTGCTGCGGCTGCAGTCCTGCTCGTCAGCGGTTCGGTCCTCGGACTCGGGGGATCGGCGATGCATCTGCATGCTTCTCCTACGGCTGGCGAAGCACTTCGGATTGCGAGCGTGCTCCTTCTTTTTTACTGGGCGACATTCCTGCGCAGGAGATTAACACCCTGGATCGTAGTGGGCATGATTACCGGTATCGAGATCGGGCTTGACGCTCCGGCGCTTGCGATTGGCTCGCATTTCCTGAGCGACATCTTTCTCCGACTGGTGAAGACGATTGTTGCTCCGCTGATTCTTGCGACTCTGGTGAGCGGTATCGCGGGTCATGGCGACTTGAAGAGCGTTGGTCGCATGGGCTGGAAGAGCCTGCTCTACTTTGAGGTGCTGACCACCATCGCACTGGTCGTAGGACTGGTTGCAGCAAATATCTCGAAGGCGGGTGTCGGCCTGGCGATGCCAGCGGAACTGGCTGGCACTGTGCCGAGCGCAGCGCCCATGCACTGGCAGGATTTCCTGGCGCACGTCTTTCCGGAGAACATCGCCAAGTCCATTGCGGAGGGCCAGGTCCTGCAGGTCGCCGTTTTCGCGGCCATCTTCGGCATGGCGCTTGCGATGGCTCCACGCGAGAAGGCGGCGCCCGTTTTGCGACTTGCCGAGGGTTTAAGCGAAGTGATGTTCCGCTTCACAAACATCGTCATGTACACGGCGCCACTGGGCGTTGCTGCGGCGATGGCGTATACCGTCGCGAAGATGGGGCCGGGCGTTTTGGTCCATCTGGGTAAGTTGTTGTTGGTCTTTTATGGGGCATTGCTGGTCTTCATCCTCGGCGTTTTGCTGCCTGTCGCACTGCTTGCGCGCCTCCCCCTTAAGCGTCTGCTGCGTCACGTCTCAGGGCCCGCGGCGATCGCGTTTGCTACCGCAACGAGCGAGGCCGCTCTGCCCCGGGCCATGGAAGAGATGGAGGCGTTCGGCGTGCCGCGGCGCATCCTGTCCTTTGTGATCCCGGCCGGCTACTCGTTCAACCTGGACGGATCGACGCTCTATCTCGCCATGGCGATGGTCTTTGTGGCGCAGGTGGCGAACGTTCCCCTGAGTATCGGGACGCAGGTCTTCATGATGGGGACCCTGATGCTCGCGTCCAAGGGGGTTGCCGGCGTGCCGCGCGCCGTCCTGGTCGTGCTGCTGGCCACCGCCGGAACCCTGCGGCTCCCGAGCGAGCCGATCCTCGTCTTGCTCGGCATCGACGCCCTCATGGACATGGGGCGCACTGCCATCAACGTCGTTGGCAACTGTCTCGCCTCAGCGGTGATCGCCCGCTGGGAGGGCGCGCTGGATACCGAAACCGCCGAACCAGCCGTTCTGGCGGCCATGGCGGAGTAGCCGGCAGATACAATTTGAGTGCATCAATATTCGTTGGAAGCGCGGATACCCCTTTCCCAGCGCACCGGCGTCCTATTCAAGGAACAATGAGCGAATTTCTCACCACGATCGAATCTCCTGCCGACATCAAGAAGCTCACAATTCCGCAGCTTGCGGAGTTGGCGGAGGAGATTCGCGAACGCCTGATCCAAAGTGTTGCGAAGACTGGCGGCCACATCGGCCCCAACCTCGGCGTGGTCGAACTGACCATCGCCATGCACTATGTCTTTGATACGCCCCGCGACTCGTTTGTCTTCGACGTCAGCCACCAGTCGTATGTGCACAAGTTACTCACAGGTCGCGAATCCCGCTTCAATACCATTCGTCAGCCGAATGGCCTGAATGGTTTCATGCTGCGCACCGAGAGCGAGCATGACAGCTTTGGCGCGGGGCACGCGGGGACTGCTCTAAGCGCCGCACTGGGCATGGCCGTGGCACGCGATCTGAGCGGCGGCACGGAGCACATCGTTGCGCTCGCCGGCGATGCTGCCTTCACCTGCGGTATCTCGTACGAAGCACTCAACAACATCGCCGGCCAGACCAAGCGC is a genomic window containing:
- a CDS encoding PAS domain S-box protein, whose product is MATSIHHESSALNAAMAISPEQRRLQALDRLEISSLPDPALDEITQLVAQICDVPAAAVSFVERDRIWFKSRVGIPSRTMLRDESPCDETILGDDVFQIPDAAEDAHYPNGVIPIGNSSFRFYAGAPLRTSDGQAVGTLCVYDVAPRRLDELEANTLRTLARQVMARLELNLNNRIADRDARSRQRVESALTVERNFVSAVLDTVGALVVVLDTAGRIVRFNRICETISGYALGEVVGQTEWDTLVPAEDRDNAIATYTQLRDGLFPFAFENRWRTRDGSIRRIQWTATALLDAQGEVAFLIATGIDVTLQREAEITLRESEARYRLLIEGSLGAVFTHALDGTILSINTYGAENLGYTAEQMLNRRLSHFMPLPAQPSFEQYLASLAASGEAQGTFEFCHRDGTSHVVAYRNRLIEASTREHYALCFGVDITEKVRAEERLSALTLQSNSILDSVGDGIFGTDLSGCATVCNPAAAQILGYRPDEIATEILGKNIHALMHHTRPDGSPYPESECRIMNSARELRPIRVSTDIFWRKDGTSFPVEYVACPILNQGTATGIVVAFTDTTERQELDRMKDEFVSTVSHELRTPLTSMRASLGLIASGALNTRPDKAKQMLGIAIGNTDRLVKLVNDILELERIGSGKAELHYGDVDATDLLHRAAELLSGTAAKNGVRVTFGKPGVHLWADSDRILQTITNLLSNAIKFSLPDSEIYMAAYYSAPGEATLEVRDHGRGIPADKLEHIFGRFQQVDASDSRVMGGTGLGLAICRSIVVQHGGRIWAESELGHGARFLFTLPTKPSSHLR
- a CDS encoding dicarboxylate/amino acid:cation symporter; translation: MSTDVSKGTSSKFRPMEVAVCAAAAVLLVSGSVLGLGGSAMHLHASPTAGEALRIASVLLLFYWATFLRRRLTPWIVVGMITGIEIGLDAPALAIGSHFLSDIFLRLVKTIVAPLILATLVSGIAGHGDLKSVGRMGWKSLLYFEVLTTIALVVGLVAANISKAGVGLAMPAELAGTVPSAAPMHWQDFLAHVFPENIAKSIAEGQVLQVAVFAAIFGMALAMAPREKAAPVLRLAEGLSEVMFRFTNIVMYTAPLGVAAAMAYTVAKMGPGVLVHLGKLLLVFYGALLVFILGVLLPVALLARLPLKRLLRHVSGPAAIAFATATSEAALPRAMEEMEAFGVPRRILSFVIPAGYSFNLDGSTLYLAMAMVFVAQVANVPLSIGTQVFMMGTLMLASKGVAGVPRAVLVVLLATAGTLRLPSEPILVLLGIDALMDMGRTAINVVGNCLASAVIARWEGALDTETAEPAVLAAMAE
- a CDS encoding YybH family protein, whose amino-acid sequence is MRSLFLGSVMFVGAVALHAQLDPLSRRAPANNPVTQPTLSPGILQLLQLDAQFAKETLAGGGKAFASWFADDALTLNNAKPAVHGKTNIAAGAAWNPKEYQLQWTPTGGEMGPSGDMGFTWGHYDGHAKDRNGNDVTTSGRYITVWKRLPDGVWKVALDASAEEPAAAGECCKLPNP